GTCAGGGTGGCGTCACGGAGCGGGTATTCCAGGCCGGAGAGCGTCACGCCGTGGACTTCGGCCGTAGCCGGGAGCAGGGACAGGGTGTCGCCGACGCTTCCGTTCAGGGTCAGGGGCTGGTCCGTGAGGTGCACGCACTGGCCCTCGTCCATGACGCAGGCCGGTATGCCGACGGGCAGGCAACGCGACAGCAGGAAGAGGTTGCCCAGGGTATGGTCCAGGCGCCCGCCGGTTCCGCCCAGGATGGAGATGCGCGTCGCGCCGCGCTCCAGGGCCAGCTCCAGGGCCAGCTCTAGGTCCGTGGCGTCCTTTTTCGGCGGGTGGAGGTCCATCTCGACCCCTGCGTCCCGGTAGCTGGCGAGGAGGTCTTCCGGAATGGAGTCCATGTCCCCTACGGCCAGGTGGGGGATGATGGACAGCGGCGCAAGGTGGCGGCTGCCCCCGTCCACGCCGACGACGCGGTCGGCCGTGGCGATCAGGGTGCGGATGTTGTGGGTGAGGT
This genomic interval from Desulfomicrobium escambiense DSM 10707 contains the following:
- a CDS encoding thiamine diphosphokinase yields the protein MHWVLLANGPLDLTHNIRTLIATADRVVGVDGGSRHLAPLSIIPHLAVGDMDSIPEDLLASYRDAGVEMDLHPPKKDATDLELALELALERGATRISILGGTGGRLDHTLGNLFLLSRCLPVGIPACVMDEGQCVHLTDQPLTLNGSVGDTLSLLPATAEVHGVTLSGLEYPLRDATLTFGTSWGMSNIFTETTATVTLRSGRLFVFHLYRP